The Fusarium falciforme chromosome 7, complete sequence genome window below encodes:
- a CDS encoding MYND-type zinc finger protein samB: MRAGTDFEPRRSTDITLTAYRDAIDYLGYYRDTIGSMIDEPGQHDHLSKRVLADRTSKVIGVRINCRRDQATRHEPQMVEVAVPKTQPLFNLEGDDPCDIPLLFGLELVAKAYDGSLCKEDNGPPFDDLKNPLAELLLTTTSVKNGKWVHLLSYRRHLCLGSILFVRRSKRDLKIEDIDVLCNLIEEFAVPFMLKEDASKPDAEKRLVDWLEKEGSRRGI, encoded by the coding sequence ATGAGGGCCGGCACTGACTTTGAACCACGCCGTTCCACCGATATCACCCTCACTGCCTACCGTGATGCCATCGACTACCTAGGTTACTACAGAGACACGATCGGGAGCATGATCGACGAACCTGGTCAACACGATCATCTATCCAAGCGCGTGCTGGCCGACAGGACCTCAAAGGTCATTGGAGTCCGAATCAACTGCCGCCGTGACCAGGCCACTCGGCACGAGCCACAGATGGTCGAGGTGGCTGTGCCCAAGACACAGCCTCTGTTCAACCTCGAGGGCGACGATCCATGCGACATCCCTTTACTCTTTGGCCTAGAACTGGTTGCAAAGGCATATGATGGTAGCCTTTGCAAAGAGGACAACGGCCCGCCGTTTGATGACCTAAAGAACCCTCTAGCCGAACTCCTCCTGACGACAACATCTGTCAAAAATGGGAAATGGGTTCATTTGCTAAGTTACCGGCGTCATCTATGTCTTGGCAGCATCCTTTTCGTCCGCAGGTCTAAACGAGATCTAAAGATTGAAGACATCGACGTGCTTTGCAACCTGATCGAAGAATTTGCGGTGCCCTTTATGTTGAAGGAAGATGCATCTAAACCCGATGCGGAGAAGAGGCTAGTAGACTGGCTCGAGAAAGAAGGTTCTAGGCGCGGTATCTAA